One Gemmatimonadota bacterium genomic window, ATGGGGCCGGTCATCGATACGATGATCGTCTGTACCTGTACGGCCCTGGTCATACTGATGACCGGAGTATGGCAGAACACACCGGACAACGGAGTGACGCTTACCGCCGGGGCATTCGAAGCGTCCATTCCCGGCTACGGCGCGTATATCCTTACGGTCTGCGTGTTCTTCTTCGCCGTTACCACATTGTTGACCTACTCCTACTATGGCGCCAAGTGCCTGAGCTTCCTGATCGGCGCCAGGTATGCGAAACTGTACAACGTGGCCTACGTGATCTTCGTCGTGGTCGCCTCCGTCGCCTCGATCGACGCGGTGATCAGCTTCGCCGACGGCCTGTTCGCCCTCATGGCGATCCCGACCATGGTCTCGACCCTGCGCCTCGCCCCCCGGGTGATGGCCTCTTTTCGGACGTACAGCGGGTCTTTTGAATCTCGAAATCAAGATGTTTCCGGACTGCAACGGGAACACAGCCGAAATCCCGAAAGTGCTTGACGCCGCGAATCAGCGACTATTCCAGATATCGGTTTCTCTCAACATTTTGTGTTTGCAGACGGCATTTATACGACATATTGTAATTATTGAACAATTCACTTGTTCCGGATAATGTACCATGTAAAGCATCTGATAAAGCGCCCGCAAAACTGGGAGGGAGCTTTTTGCAAGATTTCCTTACTAAAGGAGAATATCTTAACATGAGACCTGCCAGATTTATCTCCGTTCTTGTGCTTGCGATATTCGCCTTCGTCACAGCCGGCGCCGGCGCCCAGGAAGCCCAGGAACCGGCAGACGAGGTCGATTTCGTCATGGAAGAAGTGACGGTGACCGGTTCCCGGATCAGGGGCGAGGCCGCCGAATCCACCGCACCGGTCATCATCCTCGCCAAAACCCAGATACAGGAGAAGGGACTCGCGTCCATCGGCGATGTGCTCCAGACCCTGACCGTCCAGTCCAACGCCATCAATACCCAGACCAACAACGGGGGGGACGGATCCACCCGGATCAGTCTTCGCGGACTGGGCTCGGGCCGAACCCTCGTACTGGTCAACGGCCGCCGGTTCGTGCCGGGCGGAACCGGGGCGAACTCTTCCGTCGACCTGAACTCCATACCGGCTTCCGTCATCGAGCGAATCGAGGTACTCAAGGACGGCGCCTCGGCCGTATATGGTTCCGATGCGGTGGGCGGCGTCGTGAACGTCATCACCAGGTCCGACCTGGAAGGCGTGGAGTTCGAATACTACCAGGGGCTTTCGGGCGCGGGCGACGGTGACGTGATCGACGCCAGCATCACCACCGGCCTGCGAAGCGGCCGGGGCAGCATCCTGTTCTCCGCCGGATACCACAGCCGGAAGCCCGTCTGGACCGGTGACCGTGACTTCAGCAAAGCGGATAAGGCATACGACTGGGAGAAGAACGACGGGACCTTTGCCACGAACGGCAGTGCTGCGACGCCCGAAGGAACCATCATCGACCGTCTGGAGGAGGAAGGCAACGCGGCCTGGCAGTCGATCGTGGAAAGAGCCGGAGCGGACGCCGGGGTTTACTTTAACGCGCCGTCCGGTGGCTGGCGTCCTTTCAACTCAGCCGGAAATTCGGACGACGGCTCCGGCGACCTGTACAACTACCAACCGGAGAATTACCTGTACACTCCGCAGACGCGGTACTCCGCCTTCCTGAGCGGCAACTACCTGTTCACCGATAATCTGAGCGGCTTCTTCGAGGTATCGTACACCAACCGGCAGTCGGACCAGAAGCTGGCTCCTACCCCTCTGTTAATCTACTTCGAAGATGATGTCGTGCTGTCGGCCGACAACCGATACAACGAATACGGTCGGGACTTCCTCGACGTCCGCCGCCGTTTCGTCGAAACGAGTAACCGGAACTTCCTGCAAGACCTCGACACCTACCGGATCGTCCTGGGCATGGAGCACGAGTTCCGGGGATTCACCGGGGACCTGGCCTTCTCCTACGGCCGCACCAGTGGAACCAACGTCAACGAGGGGCAGTTCATCCTGAGTAACGTAAGGAGGGCGCTGGGACCCGATTCGGAGTGCGCGGCGCCCTGCGTACCCCTGGATCTGCTACACGGCGCTGGCACCATCACGGACGAGATGCTGAAATACATCCAGTACACCGGAATCGCGAGGGGTTTTACGCAGCAGAAGATCCTGCAGTACAACCTGACCGGCGACATCGTCGAATTGCCGGCGGGTTCCCTGGCCATGGCCGTAGGCGCTTCCTCGAGGTGGGAAGCCGGAGGTGCTATCCCCGATCCCATTACCGCCACGGGCAACACCACGGGCAACAAGGGAGAAGCGACCGAGGGCGATTACTCCGTCCGCGCGGTGTACGCCGAAACCAGTATTCCGCTCTTTCAGGGTGAGATGGGCGGCCTGGACGTGACGGCCGCCGGCCGGCTTTCTGACTACGACACCTTCGGGACGAACTTCACGTACGAAGCGGGCGCACGCCTCGAACTCCCGCGGGGCCTCGCCTTCCGTTCGACCTACTCGAAAGCCTTCCGCGCGCCGAGCATCGCCGAATTGTACCTGGGTCAGAGTGACAGCTTTCCGGTGGTCAGCGATCCCTGCAGCGTCGTGGACAAAGCCGACAACCCGCGCGATCTGACCTCGCAGGAGATGCGCAACTGCGCGTCCGCGGGCGTGCCTTCTGATTTCGAGGATACCCGTGCGCAGATACGGGCCAGGGTCAGCGGATCCACGGACCTCGATCCCGAGCGGGCCAACACGGTCACCGCCGGCGTGGTGTACCAGCCCGATTTCCTGCCGGATCTCGACATCGCGGTCAGTTATTACGCCACGAAGATCGAGGATGAAATCGGAGCGCTCGGCGCGGGGCTCATCCTGAGCAACTGCTACTCCCAGGACGCCCCGACACACTGCGACCTGATCCAACGGGACCAGTTCGGCGTAATCACCAACATTTTCACGACCGCCACCAATATCGGCGAGACGGAGACCAGCGGTCTCGACATCGAACTGAACTATATCGACGACACGCCGCTCGGTCTGCTCTCGGCGCGACTCGAGTCCAACCTCCTTTTCGCCTACGACGTGTACCTGCCCATACCGGGCGGTTTCGAACAGTTAAAGGGCAAGGGTTACTACGACCTGGGCGTGTTTCCCAACTGGCGGCATAATGCCAATGTCGGATTGAAGTGGGGACCGGCATCGGCGGGCGTGACGTGGCAGTACGTCGGCGGGTTCCAGGAGTGCGAAGACGATGACTGCAAGGGCCTGTACCGCGACGACGTCGAAACGACCCCGGTGGTCCGAAACGTGGATGCGAACCACCTCTTCGGTATCCAGGGGTCCTACCGGTTGTTTACCGGTGCCGGCGGTTCGGTGATCACAGTCGGTATCAACAACGTTTTCGACCAGGCGCCCGCGGTTCTCTTCAACGGCTCCCTGGGGACGTCGGACGCATCGACGTACGACTTCCTGGGCAGGTACCTGTACGTGCGCCTTTCCCACTTTCTGTAATCGGCGCGGCGAAGAGGCGTGAGGTTTCGGTGGTGGCAATTCGTCGCATATTACTCCGCTTAGTGGCTGTAGTCGTCGCGGTTGGCACTACCGGTGTTTTCGCCCAGGACACCGGGAACCCGGACGACGACCGGATCGAGTATGTCTTCGACGAGGTAACGGTCACGGGGTCCAGGATAAAGAGTGAAGCGGGACAGTCCACGGCCCCGGTCGTGATTTTGTCCCGCGCGCAAATCCAGGCCAGGGGTCTGGCCTCCGTCGGAGACATACTCCAGACACTAATCGTTCAATCCAACGCGACCAATACGCAGGCCAATTACGGAGGCGACGGGGCCACCCGCATCAGCCTCCGCGGCCTGGGCGCCCAGCGCACGCTGGTACTGGTCAACGGACGGAGGTTCGTGCCGGGCGGCCTCGGCGCTGACGCCTCAGTCGATCTGAATTCCCTCCCATCCACCGTCATAGAACGGATCGAAGTGCTCAAGGACGGGGCCTCGGCGGTCTACGGCTCGGACGCCGTGGGCGGAGTCGTCAACGTCATCACGCGCACGGACCTGGAGGGCATCGAGGTCGAGGCCTACCAGGGGATCTCGGGCGCCGGCGACGGGGGATCCCTTGATCTTGGCCTGACGGCTGGTCTGAGGAGCGGCAAGGGGCATCTGATGTTCTCCGCGGGTTATCACGACCAGCGGCCGGTCTGGACCTACGAACGAAGTTTCAGCGAAACGGACAAGAATTACAACTGGGCGAAGAACGACGGGTCGTTCACGACGAGCGGCAGTTCCGCGACCCCGGAGGGGCATATCATCGACCATTCCGGCGAAGCGGGCAACGCCGCATGGCAGACCCTCAATGCGGCCGCCGGCGAAGATGCGGGAGACTACCATCGAGACCCGGTATCAGGCTGGCGATCCTTCAATTATGCCGGCAACTCCCTCGACGGCACCGGCGACCTCTACAACTACCAGCCCGAGAATTACATCTACACCCCACAGATCCGATACACGGTCTTTCTCAGCGGAAACTATGCGTTAAGCGACCGCCTGGGGACCTACTTCGAGGTTTCCTACGCAAACCGGCAGTCCGAACAGAAACTGGCGCCGACGCCCCTCTTCACGATTGAAGAGGACATCACGGTCTCGGCCGGCAACCGGTACAACGAGTTCGGCCGCGATTTCACGGATGTCCGCCGCCGATTCGTCGAAGCCGGCAACCGGATATTCAACCAGGATATCGACACGTATCGCATCGTGCTGGGACTGAAGACCCCTGTGCTGGGTTTCGATTCCGATCTCTTCTTTGCCTATGGACGCACGGCGGGCAACACGGTCAACCGGGGCCGGTTCATCCGAAGCCGCCTCATGCGCGCGCTGGGTCCGGCCGGCGACTGCAGCGGCGACTGCGTGCCCCTGGATATCCTGCACGGTGCGGGGACCATTACGCCTGAGATGCTCGCCTACATACAGTATACCGGCGTTGCCCGCGGATACTCTCAGCAGAAGATACTGCAATGGAACCTGACCGGGAACGTGGCGGAACTGACGCACGGACCGCTGGCCGTGGCCGCGGGCGGGTCCTCGCGGTGGGAGTCTGGCGCGTACACGCCGGATCCGATTACCGCCTCGGGCAACACGACCGGGTTCCGGTCCGAAGCAACCGAGGGCAGCTATGCGGTCTCGGCGGCCTACGGAGAGACCAGGCTGCCGGTCTACCACGGCAACGGGGTAGGAATCCACCTGACGGCGGCCGGCCGGGCCTTCCACTACGATACGTTCGATTCCGGCTTTACCTACGAAACAGGAACCAGCATCGAACTGCCGAGAGGGATGGTCCTTCGCGCCACCTATTCCAATGCCTTCCGGGCACCCAACATAGCCGAGATGTTCCTCAGCGCAAATGACGTGTTTCCCCTGGTGAGCGATCCATGCAGTACGATAGACGAAGGAGGGAACCCCCGGGAATTGACTGTACAGCAGAAACAGCACTGCGCCGCCGCGGGCATACCGGCGGGTTTCAGGGATTCGCGGGCGCAGCTTCGCGCCAGGGAGGGCGGCTCGACCGACCTCGATCCCGAAAAGGCGGCCATGATCACAGGGGGATTGAGCTATCGGCCAGACTTCGCGGAGAACCTCAATATAAACCTGAACTACTACCGGAACCGGATCGAGGATGAAATCGGATCGCTCCCGGCGGGCGTCATCCTGAGCAATTGCTACTCGCAGGTCAACC contains:
- a CDS encoding TonB-dependent receptor, with amino-acid sequence MAVVVAVGTTGVFAQDTGNPDDDRIEYVFDEVTVTGSRIKSEAGQSTAPVVILSRAQIQARGLASVGDILQTLIVQSNATNTQANYGGDGATRISLRGLGAQRTLVLVNGRRFVPGGLGADASVDLNSLPSTVIERIEVLKDGASAVYGSDAVGGVVNVITRTDLEGIEVEAYQGISGAGDGGSLDLGLTAGLRSGKGHLMFSAGYHDQRPVWTYERSFSETDKNYNWAKNDGSFTTSGSSATPEGHIIDHSGEAGNAAWQTLNAAAGEDAGDYHRDPVSGWRSFNYAGNSLDGTGDLYNYQPENYIYTPQIRYTVFLSGNYALSDRLGTYFEVSYANRQSEQKLAPTPLFTIEEDITVSAGNRYNEFGRDFTDVRRRFVEAGNRIFNQDIDTYRIVLGLKTPVLGFDSDLFFAYGRTAGNTVNRGRFIRSRLMRALGPAGDCSGDCVPLDILHGAGTITPEMLAYIQYTGVARGYSQQKILQWNLTGNVAELTHGPLAVAAGGSSRWESGAYTPDPITASGNTTGFRSEATEGSYAVSAAYGETRLPVYHGNGVGIHLTAAGRAFHYDTFDSGFTYETGTSIELPRGMVLRATYSNAFRAPNIAEMFLSANDVFPLVSDPCSTIDEGGNPRELTVQQKQHCAAAGIPAGFRDSRAQLRAREGGSTDLDPEKAAMITGGLSYRPDFAENLNINLNYYRNRIEDEIGSLPAGVILSNCYSQVNPTNCEQIVRDADTRLISHIIQTNTNVGETETAGLDLEVDYNGTTPVGVLAARLESNLLFTYDQFLPVAASTEVIKGRGYYDVGVFPRWRHAASVDLKWRRASAGLTWEYVGGFVECEDNDCKGLYRSDIIEKPAYRDVEANSVLGLRGTYRLFSRAGATVLTLGMNNVLDQPPAVIFNGLLGTSDFTTYDYMGRYLYLRLSHYL
- a CDS encoding TonB-dependent receptor — protein: MRPARFISVLVLAIFAFVTAGAGAQEAQEPADEVDFVMEEVTVTGSRIRGEAAESTAPVIILAKTQIQEKGLASIGDVLQTLTVQSNAINTQTNNGGDGSTRISLRGLGSGRTLVLVNGRRFVPGGTGANSSVDLNSIPASVIERIEVLKDGASAVYGSDAVGGVVNVITRSDLEGVEFEYYQGLSGAGDGDVIDASITTGLRSGRGSILFSAGYHSRKPVWTGDRDFSKADKAYDWEKNDGTFATNGSAATPEGTIIDRLEEEGNAAWQSIVERAGADAGVYFNAPSGGWRPFNSAGNSDDGSGDLYNYQPENYLYTPQTRYSAFLSGNYLFTDNLSGFFEVSYTNRQSDQKLAPTPLLIYFEDDVVLSADNRYNEYGRDFLDVRRRFVETSNRNFLQDLDTYRIVLGMEHEFRGFTGDLAFSYGRTSGTNVNEGQFILSNVRRALGPDSECAAPCVPLDLLHGAGTITDEMLKYIQYTGIARGFTQQKILQYNLTGDIVELPAGSLAMAVGASSRWEAGGAIPDPITATGNTTGNKGEATEGDYSVRAVYAETSIPLFQGEMGGLDVTAAGRLSDYDTFGTNFTYEAGARLELPRGLAFRSTYSKAFRAPSIAELYLGQSDSFPVVSDPCSVVDKADNPRDLTSQEMRNCASAGVPSDFEDTRAQIRARVSGSTDLDPERANTVTAGVVYQPDFLPDLDIAVSYYATKIEDEIGALGAGLILSNCYSQDAPTHCDLIQRDQFGVITNIFTTATNIGETETSGLDIELNYIDDTPLGLLSARLESNLLFAYDVYLPIPGGFEQLKGKGYYDLGVFPNWRHNANVGLKWGPASAGVTWQYVGGFQECEDDDCKGLYRDDVETTPVVRNVDANHLFGIQGSYRLFTGAGGSVITVGINNVFDQAPAVLFNGSLGTSDASTYDFLGRYLYVRLSHFL